One segment of Stomatobaculum sp. F0698 DNA contains the following:
- a CDS encoding type II toxin-antitoxin system Phd/YefM family antitoxin yields the protein MKSVMSALRDTVPINQFNRGLAGKIFEEVKKSGAKVVMKNNTAECVLLSPDEYAKLIDEICDARLLLLASDRMSRADLSKTVSQEEVYRELGLSAADLLGEEDVELE from the coding sequence ATGAAAAGTGTCATGAGTGCATTGCGGGACACAGTTCCAATCAATCAGTTTAATCGCGGCTTGGCCGGCAAAATTTTCGAAGAAGTAAAGAAGAGCGGCGCTAAGGTCGTTATGAAGAACAATACTGCGGAATGCGTACTGCTTTCTCCGGACGAGTATGCAAAACTGATTGATGAGATCTGTGATGCGCGTCTTCTGTTGCTTGCGTCGGATCGGATGTCCCGTGCGGACCTCTCAAAAACCGTTTCTCAAGAAGAAGTTTACCGTGAACTCGGTCTTTCTGCCGCCGACCTGCTCGGAGAAGAAGATGTGGAGCTCGAATGA
- a CDS encoding type II toxin-antitoxin system RelE family toxin has translation MNWQVEYLPEAVKDLKRLDASSQVLTLKAIQKVQADPRPAEEGGLGKPLGNKAGIRIVYSLVREKDKMLIVVIGVRADNEVYEQAAKRRKSHGL, from the coding sequence ATGAACTGGCAAGTAGAGTATCTTCCGGAAGCGGTCAAAGATTTAAAACGTTTGGACGCTTCTTCTCAAGTACTTACCCTGAAAGCGATTCAAAAAGTACAGGCAGACCCGAGGCCTGCGGAAGAAGGCGGTCTCGGGAAACCTTTAGGCAATAAGGCAGGAATCAGAATTGTCTACTCCCTGGTGCGTGAAAAAGACAAGATGCTGATTGTTGTCATAGGTGTTCGTGCTGACAACGAAGTATATGAACAGGCCGCCAAAAGACGCAAAAGCCACGGACTTTGA